One region of Salvia miltiorrhiza cultivar Shanhuang (shh) chromosome 3, IMPLAD_Smil_shh, whole genome shotgun sequence genomic DNA includes:
- the LOC131018906 gene encoding uncharacterized protein LOC131018906: protein MAKTKGAGSGNTQPPKKKSTKLPPPKRTTRRSASEETSTKITEDPLLKIQPEDRGRAEVLQQEEQEAAKTAAESTQPGEGEPELTPLVKKSKKGQESKATLAQSTVAPPPVQTQPQSQIPETSMQEGRTASEDTEEKEQEEAEEEKSEEEKVDEEEADEAEEVEAIKEKEMEIPTPQSKRPGVKRKLDVAKPPLPVKAKPTQAGSKTRTRATQSKKPRKPTAVEKGKAKEMEEPMEVDPERTETVESCNSEDVIAPAKPVTSTLTSKLKGVKRKGVIRPSTMETAIPRDSQRYAVLQNREITPWYFLVTEVLESFGIKERVEGYFESISWGKILKWNVLAFKSLSEEYPPLPIAREGVSTLHQRLEHPPGSNRGQESV, encoded by the exons ATGGCGAAGACCAAAGGAGCAGGCTCCGGAAATACCCAACCACCAAAGAAGAAAAGCACCAAACTTCCACCTCCAAAGCGCACCACAAGGCGAAGCGCTTCGGAggaaacctccaccaaaatcACTGAAGATCCTTTGCTGAAAATCCAGCCCGAAGACAGAGGGCGTGCCGAAGTTCTCCAACAAGAGGAGCAAGAAGCAGCAAAAACAGCCGCTGAGTCAACTCAACCGGGAGAAGgggagcccgagctcacccctCTTGTGAAGAAATCAAAGAAGGGTCAGGAGAGCAAAGCAACTCTGGCGCAATCCACTGTCGCACCACCACCTGTTCAAACTCAACCACAATCACAAATTCCGGAAACCTCCATGCAGGAAGGAAGGACAGCTTCCGAGGATACGGAAGAGAAAGAACAAGAGGaagcggaggaggagaagagcgaagaagagaaggtggatGAGGAGGAGGCTGATGAAGCAGAGGAAGTTGAAGCAATTAAAGAGAAGGAAATGGAAATCCcaacaccccagagcaagagaccCGGAGTAAAGAGAAAGCTAGATGTTGCAAAACCCCCACTACCAGTCAAGGCCAAACCGACGCAGGCAGGCAGTAAGACCCGAACCAGAGCTACACAGAGCAAGAAGCCACGGAAACCCACTGCAGTCGAAAAAGGGAAGGCCAAGGAGATGGAGGAACCAATGGAAGTAGATCCAGAGAGAACCGAGACGGTTGAAAGCTGCAATTCAGAGGATGTTATCGCCCCTGCTAAGCCGGTGACGAGCACACTCACCTCGAAACTCAAGGGCGTCAAGCGCAAGGGAGTGATACGACCCAGCACTATGGAGACGGCCATACCGAGGGACAGTCAGAGGTATGCCGTTTTACAGAATCGGGAGATAACTccttggtattttctggtgACTGAAGTGTTGGAAAGTTTCGGGATAAAAGAACGTGTGGAGGGATATTTCGAGAGCATTAGTTGGGGGAAGATTCTGAAGTGGAATGTGTTGGCGTTCAAGAGTTTGTCGGAAGA GTACCCTCCGCTTCCAATTGCGAGGGAAGGTGTTTCCACTCTCCATCAACGacttgaacatccacctgggaGTAATAGAGGACAAGAAAGTGTATGA